In the Helianthus annuus cultivar XRQ/B chromosome 11, HanXRQr2.0-SUNRISE, whole genome shotgun sequence genome, one interval contains:
- the LOC110882130 gene encoding putative uncharacterized protein DDB_G0290521: protein MPHLRSHGPPPPVKESSSQLGQGPQVTSSSSSRFPNFDSTPLPTPPPTPPPSPNHSPKTSPKVSPPDSPTSSTSSNLENLESMANPRQTVHQQATQNFTGLPSPITVPPIVNENSWQIPSYAMQAITNTIQFHGRDDEDAPAHINRFSRILATFSLHGAPNDATYLQLSRFH, encoded by the coding sequence atgccacatcTGCGCTCGCATGGACCGCCACCACCAGTCAAGGAGTCTTCATCTCAATTGGGCCAAGGCCCTCAGGTTacttcttcatcctcttctcgTTTTCCCAATTTCGATTCCACCCCATTACCCACCCCACCTCCTACACCACCACCTTCGCCAAACCATTCACCTAAAACCTCACCTAAGGTTTCTCCACCCGATAGTCCTACTTCTAGTACCTCTAGTAATCTAGAAAACTTAGAATCAATGGCCAACCCTAGGCAAACCGTCCATCAGCAAGCCACCCAAAATTTCACCGGCCTCCCTTCACCCATCACCGTTCCACCCATAGTCAACGAAAACTCATGGCAGATTCCATCTTATGCCATGCAAGCCATCACCAATACCATTCAATTCCATGGCCGAGACGATGAGGACGCCCCGGCCCACATCAACCGTTTCTCTCGTATATTAGCTACCTTTAGCCTTCACGGTGCACCCAATGATGCCACCTACTTACAGCTTTCCCGTTTTCACTAG